The genomic DNA TCCCGCCATCACGGGTAATGCGCACCGAGCCGGACGAATCGGCCACTACGATCGTTTCACCATCGAAAGCGATCGCATTGATACTCCCGAATCCGAGAGCGGTACCCTGGGCCTGGATCCACCCATTCGCGTTCCCATCCAACCGGAATAAGCCGCCCCCGCCCCTTGCTCCAGCCCAAAGGCTTGTCCCGTTCGCCGCCAGGATGGCCACGTCCTGGCTAGGCAAGGAAGTCTGTTCGAAATCCGCCCCAAGCTTGAATGAGCGATAGACGCCCATGGCATTCGTTCCCGCGAAAAGGGTGTCCCCCACCGTAGCGAGACTGGTGAGCGAGTTCGGGCTTCCTCCGAAGAGTCCGATCCAGGCCCAACTCTCGCCGCTATCGCTGGAGAACATGAGCAGGGACGAGTTATCCCCCTCGGCTCTCGCGTACAGGCGCCCATTATCCTCCGAGTTCAGGGAAAAGAGCGATGGCGAGTGGAACCGTTGCCAAGTGGCCCCGAGGTCGGAACTACGGTAGGTGCTATCACGATGAAAACCGATCAGGTACCTGCCCAAAGGTTGGACCGGGAACGAAACGCCGGGAGGGAGTCCACTGGGGAGTTTTTCCCAACTGGAGCCGCTGTCGAGAGAGCGATAATAGCCCGTTTCGTTGACCACGATTAGAGAGGCGCTTTGCCCGAATACCTGGTTGGACTGGTAGTCATTCGGCCAGGGTAGATCTGCGATCCGCTTCCAGGTAACGCCGGAATCCGGGGAGCGATAGATACCGTCGCGGCTCGTCACTACCCAGTAGCGTCCCAGCCATGCGGACTCCCGGATCCCCTGCCAAGCCATGGAATCGGCTCTGGCCACTCCTTCTAGCCGGGATTTCCAGGTGGTCCCGTGATCGGATGATTCCAGGATCTGCAAGGACGGAAGGTTTTTCCGATAAGCGGCTTCATACAGCTTGGTACCGACCTCCCGGAAATAAATCGCGTTGATTTCGGGTTGGATGAAGGTCCAGGAGCCTCCCCGATCCGCTGAGCGCCATACGCCCTGCGGGGACGACGCGAGCACGTAGGCGTCGGAAACGAACACGGGATCAATCTTACCGCCGCCGGTGGGCCCGATGGGTTTCCAATCCGCTCCGGCCTCGCAGGCGGATAGAATCCCGAATAGTCCCAAAACGCGGACACCGAACGCTTTCGTTACCGTCATGCTGCCTCCGAAACCGCGAGATGGAACCGCTTGACCAATTTAACCCGAGGGATGATTCCGCGCGGAGATATTCGCGGAAAGACTACCCCCTAAGTGGGTCGCGATAATTCCCGGAATTGCCCTGATTTCCCCGGTCCGATTGCAAACCCGCGGGAAAACATGTATTAATCTGCTCTATGCGCTCGCCCCATTCCCGCTTCGGGCCGGAACTCGTCGCCGGCACCAGCCACTATGCCCCGGAAGCCCACGGACCTACGATTCGCGGCCAGGGGCTGGATAATTGGGTGCTCAATTTGACCTTGAAAGGGGCCGGCCGGGTGAACTCGGGCAAGGACGCGTTCCAAGCCGAAACCGGCGATGTTCTGCTATTTCCTCCGCGGGTCAAACACGATTACTCGCACGCCCCTTCCGCCGGCGGATGGACCCATGCCTGGATTTACTTCAATCCGGGCGGGCGACTTACTTCCTTGGTCAGATGGCCCGTAAGGGGCGGAGGCGTGCTCGGCTTCCGGTTGGCCGACCCTGCCGCCCGCAAAGCCGTGCGGATGGCCATGGAGCGCTGCCTGGAGTTGTACCGTTCGCCCCATCCCAATCGCCTCGCCTTCTGCGCCAACGCCCTGGAGGAGGCCCTCCTCTGGTGCGATACCCAGAACCCCTTCAAGAGCGGGAGCGGCAGCGATGAACGCATCGATCAGGCGGTCGCCATCCTGGTGCGGGGCTTCACCGAACCGCATACCGCGGCATCCCTGGCGCGGGCCTGCCACCTTTCCGTCTCCCGCTTCGCCCACTTGTTCCGTTCCGTTACGGGGACGTCACCGCTACGTTACCTCGAAAACCTGCGCGTATGGAAGGCGCAGGAGCTGCTCATCGGCACCAGCCGCCCCATCAAGGAAATCAGCCGCGAGGTGGGGTTTTCCGATCCGCTCTATTTCTCCAAGGTGTTCCGCAGGCATTTGGGGTCTGGCCCGCGCGACTACCGCCGGCAATCGCATCGACCCTGAAGCGTCGCGGAACGGATCCGCCGGCGCATTTACGGCTGAAGCCCCACGGAATAGGCCCTTGACTCGGACGTCGGCGGGAATTTTTTTATCCCCCATGCAGCGGCCTCCCCCGTCCCCGCGAGTATCCATGCGAACCTCCTATGCCTTCCTTGCCGGAATTCTCGTATTGCCCGCATTACTGGCGTCCTGTTACGCGGTGCGTCCGACGCGGGGCGGCGGCGAAACCCGGTCTGGCGCCCAGTTGCGGGCCTACTCCGCCGAAGACATCGCCCTGCCCGCGGGATATCGCATCGAAGCCGTCGCCACGGGTCTCACCTACCCGACCGCGGTCGTTTTCGATGATACCGGGGCGCTGTACGTGGTGGAAAGCGGCTACGCCTATGGCGAAACCTACCAAGCCTCGCGGCTATTGAAGATACTGGGGCCCAATCTCTTCGCTTCGGTGGCGACCTCGCCCGATAGCAATGGACCCTGGACGGGAGCCGTATTCGTTCCCGGGGAATCGGGCAAAGGCCACGGCTCCTTTTACATCGCGGAAGGCGGGCATAAGAAGGGCGGGCGCATCCTGCGCGTGGGCGGCGACGGCAGTATCCAGCCCTTGGTCGAGAATCTGCCCAGCTTCGGAGATCATCATACCAACGGCCCGGCCTTGGGCCCCGACGGGATGATCTATTTCAGCCAGGGGACGGCCACCAATTCCGGGGTGGTGGGCGAGGACAATGCCGAATTCGGTTGGCTGAAGGATCATCCGGAATTCCACGATACGCCCTGCCAGGACCTCACCTTGTCCGGCGTCAATTATCGATCGAAGGATGCGCGCGGAGGCGGCGGAGAGGTGGAGACCGGCGCCTTCAGCGCTTATGGCACTAAAACCCCGGAGGGGCAGATCATTCCCGGACAAATCCCTTGCAATGGCGCCATCCTGCGCATCCCCAAGGTGGTGAGCCATGAGAATAAAGGGCCAAACGATGCCGCCGTCGGGAAGCTGGAACTGGTGGCCTGGGGCTTCCGCAACCCTTTCGCCTTGGGCTTCGCTCCGGATGGGCGCCTGTTCGCCATCGACAACGGCTATGATGAGCGCGGGTCACGGCCCATCTGGGGGGCCGGGGAGCTGGTTTGGGAAGTACACCAAGGAAGATGGTATGGTTGGCCGGACTATTCCGGGGACAAGTCCGTGGACCATTCCGAATTCACGCCGCCACACGGGGAAAGGCCGCGACGGTTGTTGAAGAAGCCGCCGGGCCCGTGGCTCGCCACCCAGGCCGCCGCCGGCGGAACCGCTCCGGAAGCGACTCCCGATTTGCCCCCCGTCCCCGCCGCGGTCCTGCCCGTGCATGCCTCCGCTGACGGGATGGATTTCTCGACCTCGGAAGGCTTCGGCTACAAGGGCCAGGCCTTCGTGGCGGAATTCGGGGACATGGCTCCCCAAGCGGGGAAGGTACTGGAGCCGGTGGGATTCAAGATCGCGCGTGTGGACCTCTCCCGCGGAGTCGCGGAGGACTTCGCAGTCAATCGCAAGGGAGCCGGGCCGGCCTCGCGCTTAGGTTCACATGGGCTGGAGCGTCCGGTGTCGGTACGGTTCTCCCCCGACGGCAGCTCGCTCTACCTTGCCGACTTCGGCCAGCTGACCATGGACGACAAAGGTTCCCATGCGCGCCAGCGGACGGGGGCGATTTGGCGCATCTGGAAAGAAGGCGGGAAATGAACCCGCGTCTGCGCCGATTGGCCATCGCGATGGCGTTCGCGCCCTTGTTCTTGGCTTGGCTGGCGGGATGCTCGGGCCGACGCAGCGAGCCGCTCCGCGGGGCCGTGGACGTTTCCGATCCCAAGGTAGCGCACGGCCAGCAGGTATACATGAACCGCTGCGATAAATGCCATCCGGGCGGCGATGCGGGCCTGGGGCCGTCCCTGAACAACAAGCCCCTACCCGGTTTCATGGTGGCTTTCCAGGCGCGCCATGGCATGGGCGCCATGCCCGCTTTCACCGACGAGGAATTGCCGCGCGCCGAGTTGGACGCGGTCGTCGCTTACCTTAAGGCCCTACGCCGGAACGGGTGACGGCCTTGGCCAAGGCGAATCCCCCGAAGGCGAGGGCGACTCCCAAGACATTGCTGGCCAGGAGATACATGGCGGCCAGCCTTCCTTCGCCGGACCGGAAGAGATAGAGGTTCTCGAGGCTGAAGGACGAGAAGGTCGTGAATCCGCCCAGGATGCCGACCATCAGGAATAACCTCAAGTTGGCCGGGCCGGCCGCGGGCGAAGCGGGGCCGAAGCAACCTCCCAGGAATCCGATCACGGCCGAGCCGATCAGGTTCACCGCCAAGGTTCCCGCCGGGAAGAGGCCGGGAAACGCCCCTTGGACGCGTCCTTGCAGCCAAAACCGCAAGACCGAGCCCAATCCCCCGCCGATGGCGATCCAAAGCCAATGCATGGTTTCCCTCCCGATTGCGAAATATAGCCCTCGGTTTGTAGCATCCGGCCCCTTTTCGGGACAGAAAGGTAAGGCAATCCTTGGGTATATTAGGAGGGCCGATGAAAAGGAGTCTCCCTGTGCCGTTCCTGATCCGCGTCTTCTGCTTGTTGGCCTTGGCCTTCTCCGCCGCCGCTCCGCGCGCCGAAGAAGCCAAGCATGTCCGCGCCGAGTTGCTGGCGGCCTCCGATGCGGTTCCCGATCAGACCCTCCAGGCCGGCCTCCATCTGAAACTGGATCCGCATTGGCACGTCTATTGGAAA from Fibrobacterota bacterium includes the following:
- a CDS encoding helix-turn-helix domain-containing protein, coding for MRSPHSRFGPELVAGTSHYAPEAHGPTIRGQGLDNWVLNLTLKGAGRVNSGKDAFQAETGDVLLFPPRVKHDYSHAPSAGGWTHAWIYFNPGGRLTSLVRWPVRGGGVLGFRLADPAARKAVRMAMERCLELYRSPHPNRLAFCANALEEALLWCDTQNPFKSGSGSDERIDQAVAILVRGFTEPHTAASLARACHLSVSRFAHLFRSVTGTSPLRYLENLRVWKAQELLIGTSRPIKEISREVGFSDPLYFSKVFRRHLGSGPRDYRRQSHRP
- a CDS encoding glucose dehydrogenase, whose product is MRTSYAFLAGILVLPALLASCYAVRPTRGGGETRSGAQLRAYSAEDIALPAGYRIEAVATGLTYPTAVVFDDTGALYVVESGYAYGETYQASRLLKILGPNLFASVATSPDSNGPWTGAVFVPGESGKGHGSFYIAEGGHKKGGRILRVGGDGSIQPLVENLPSFGDHHTNGPALGPDGMIYFSQGTATNSGVVGEDNAEFGWLKDHPEFHDTPCQDLTLSGVNYRSKDARGGGGEVETGAFSAYGTKTPEGQIIPGQIPCNGAILRIPKVVSHENKGPNDAAVGKLELVAWGFRNPFALGFAPDGRLFAIDNGYDERGSRPIWGAGELVWEVHQGRWYGWPDYSGDKSVDHSEFTPPHGERPRRLLKKPPGPWLATQAAAGGTAPEATPDLPPVPAAVLPVHASADGMDFSTSEGFGYKGQAFVAEFGDMAPQAGKVLEPVGFKIARVDLSRGVAEDFAVNRKGAGPASRLGSHGLERPVSVRFSPDGSSLYLADFGQLTMDDKGSHARQRTGAIWRIWKEGGK
- the crcB gene encoding fluoride efflux transporter CrcB yields the protein MHWLWIAIGGGLGSVLRFWLQGRVQGAFPGLFPAGTLAVNLIGSAVIGFLGGCFGPASPAAGPANLRLFLMVGILGGFTTFSSFSLENLYLFRSGEGRLAAMYLLASNVLGVALAFGGFALAKAVTRSGVGP
- a CDS encoding cytochrome c, producing the protein MAFAPLFLAWLAGCSGRRSEPLRGAVDVSDPKVAHGQQVYMNRCDKCHPGGDAGLGPSLNNKPLPGFMVAFQARHGMGAMPAFTDEELPRAELDAVVAYLKALRRNG